GATATCGAATGCCACTGTTGTTAAATTCGTTAAACATTTTCCCATCGATTGGCAgtcaaatataaaattacattaaaaaatatataagattattttaaagAGATCAATAAACGAGTAATTGGATGATTTGGGTTAAGTTAAGAAATTATCAGAATAAAACAACACTTTCTTCCCCGCAACAACGAAATGAATATCTAAATACGAAATTTCATATCTCGATGGacttgttttaaaatttgcattccattataaaaaatcagcaaatatGAACATAATAAGTagttttgaaaatcaattgaataGATAGTGCCtgtaatttaaatgatgataaaaaaaagtcattcgaaaatattgcataaataaaaatatttttttaaaatggttAGCTCTTTAAtcaataagaaaaaaattgtAGTAATTCGTCAGTATCATGAAAaagcataattaaattcacaTTGTTTTCCTTCCGTGTTTGAGGCTGTAAAACTGTACGGTAAACCAAAGAGATTCAACAATGACCATAAAACTTTATTGCAGGAACACCCCAAAATTATGCTGCACATTTTCGAAGCAATAGCAGCGCTTTTCAAACAATTgccaaatataaatcaaaGAAATCGAACCTGAGGACTTCGAAGACCAAATAAAAACGCacaatgtatatatatttttttaaatattttaatacattttctttgttCTTGAATACATACAATGctcttgttttaattttttttgttgtataaCACCGACAAAGCAACTTGGCTCGCTGTGGATAGATAATTCACAGACGATGCCGAAAATATGCCATCCAAGTACATGTACATTTGGGTTTCCCGGGGAACCCGTAAATATGTGTGATATATaggtaaatatattattttcatatatgtCGATGAGTGCGTTAacgcgtatgtgtgtgtgtgtgtgtgtaaatatgCACAATGATATAAAAAGTTACATAATTGCATTATGCCTGACTTCTATATGTGTATCCAAAAGATATCGTTCACAAAAAATATCTTCGATAAAAcattctgtttctttttttattatttttagctaaATATTCATGttgcacacacgcacatgtaTATTTCATAAATGTAAATCGTATATAAGTATgtttttgtgtatatataagaTATTCCTTGTTCGCTTCATTACtcttgtatatttaaatttacttgacagacaaaaaaaacacttgttttttatttcttgtttgctTGTTGTAAATGTTCACAAATACAGGCATTAGAGTTCTACAAATGGGGTTTATCCATAAAGGGGAAGTAcgttaaatattaatttcgttataatacatacataaggAAAGTGCTGCCAGCTGCCTCAGAGTTTTCGCTTCGAAAAGCTTGAGAAAAACCGATAAGAAGTGCTGCACATGGTCGTAGAATAGGCCAAATAACCATCTGCATTACCATGTCGCACTCCATCCGCAAGTCCTGCTCCCTCGACAGTTTCCCGGATAACTAAACAATGcattattgttttgctttatctCTTATTGTACAGACAACACCATTTCCCCCTAGCTTGTTGGCTTGGCCGCtctcttgtgtgtgtgctccatCGCTTATCATCTAGTTATATCCTATGTAACATATTTTTCTTACAGAactaacgaaaaaaaaacttgtatATTTGGATATTCAGTTATGAACTacatacgaaaaaaaaaaaaacatttcccTAGGGCTAAGTTTCACATTCTAACGCAAGAATCGAGAACAAAAAGAGATAGTTGGCTGCTCAAGTTTGAGAAAACACTGACTAAACACTAGGTTTCTTCAGAAACATTCGCTATATATACACCCCTGTGCCCACTACAGGTTCCAAATCTAATTCAAACTCAGCTTTTCCCGAAAGCTAGCAGATTTTAAGCATTCATTTTGAGAAAGTGTAGTTAAATGTGATTAACTAAGAAATTAACGATGTTCAACTTCGATTCCCAAATTGTTGAAAATTATCAAAATGAAAGCGATTTCCTGCAAGGAAACGTCCATGAAGGTGAtggttttgaaaaatattataacaaCATTGAAGTTTAGCGAATagatgaaatttaaaaaccatATTTATATACGGTTCTAAAACAAGAAGATAGTtttgaaatgggaaaaacgaAATCAGTACAGTTTATCCATAGATCTGTACATTTGAAATTATCTCGTTTAGCAAACACTGGAGCTTTGGGGCTAAATGGTTCTCCGATTCGGATTGGAATCGTAAACAGggcgctaataaatatattcgaTATTCCGGCTTACAACAAGCGCAAAAGAAATCAAGTGATTTAGGTGGCCGCCGGTTTTTGTGCCTAAACGTAAGTCTAAGTGCTACAAACtaaatttcgaaaaacaaTGTACACGCGAATCTAGAACTCCTTGAGGCTGCCGCCGCGCTTCAGCTTGGTCAGTCGCTTCAGACTGGCACCCAACATGCTCCCCGATCCGCCAGCACCTGACAATCCGCTTGATCCGTAACCGGCTCCTCCATCGCTGCCGGCACTGCGATCCCGCTGAATAAAGGATCCCCGGAACCGGACCCGACCACGTCCACGGCgctgcgcctgctgcagctgctggtgctgctgatgctgctcgCCCACGCGGCGCCACAGCTCGGTTAGCGGTGGATGGTGCTGGTGGGGATGCTGCTGAAGGGTGCAGCAGCACACCAGCTCCTGCGATTATAACTTCTTCTCCCAGACCACGATGTGGGCGTCATTGGAGTTGGCCGTCAGCGGTGAGCAGCTGGGATTGCCCGACTGCATTGTTTGGCCACTGAATCCGGAGCCActgcctccgccgccgccggaaCTGCTGTTCTTATGGCTGGGCGAACCACCCGCCCCGTTGTACCACATCTGGCGCCAGTAGCCGCGTCCGCCCATCAGGGTGATCACTGTCCTTGGTCCGTCGGcgttctgttgctgctgctgcttggagTTCTGCTTCTGTTTTCGCTTTAAAGTGGCCACCGCGGCGGCTGGTTTGTCCAGTGCCGAGTTCCCTGCGCCCAGTCGGCTCATCTCCTCTGGCTTGCCGGAGCTAttcagctgttgttgctgctgttgatggtGATGGATATCAGCGGTGGTCATGAGGCCGTTCTCTGATATGTTGCCCAGATCACTGCCTGTGCCGGATGTCTTGTGGCTggcactgctgctgttgcgggaCACAGAACGTCCGCCAAAATGCCGGATGCCCATGCTCTCTTCGCTGCCCGACGATGTATACAGACTGGAGGACTTGGAGTCCACCGACCAGTTGGACAGGTCCAACGACCTCGGTCGCGAAGCCTTCATTCGCAAACGTCTGTCCAGGGTGCACACCTTGCCGGGTATGGCTGCCAATTCAGGATCCGAGCGTCTCATACCCTCATACATCATGTCCATTAGGTTGCCCTGATTGCCCTCCTCCGCATCATAGTCCTCCTTCACGAATATCAGCTTGCCATACAGGCCGTAAACGTCACAGATACCGTGCTCGCCATGCTGGGAAGTGTTACCACTGGCCGTTCCCGATCCTGCTGCACtggctcctcctgctccgctGCCGGCTGCCGCGGCCCCGAGGCCACGGGGTAAAGTTTTGGACATTCTATTCGGGTCATCGCGGAAACGCTTCCGGTGGAAAGCCGGCGAATTCGCCAGCGAAGCGCGTATTTTTGCAGTGAAACTCTGGTCCAGCGAATTCTGCTTGTCCAGTTTGGAGCTGCGCGGTGATGAGGCTGTTGAATCCGCTCCGGGATTGCTGGCCGACATCTCTTCCTTAGCAAGGTCACGACGCAACACTACGGCCCCGTCGTCCAACTCCTGGATCTTTGGATCCGCATCAATGGCAGGCAATTGGAGGTCATCTCCCATGCTGGGCACCAATGGAGCTGCACCCACGGTCGGTGGCTTATAGGCGGGATAAACTTTTGGAATCAGTGGCAACAAAAAGGTGATGGGTCCAAAGTGCGCGTGGCAGGACATGTTGATTCCCCCGCTGATGATGGGCACTCCCTCCAGACGGGGCAGCGGAATGGTCACCGCAATACCCACATTGGTGCCCACCCACAGCAATCCCTTGCAGGCCATCAGGGCGGTCACATACACCGAGCTATTGTTCAGCGGCTGCTCCTTTTTGCCATCGTGTCGCAGTACGCTGGATGCTATGTTGATGTCCTGCAGATGCTTAAACGTCTCCGTGTGGTACAGGCACAACATTGTCGAGTTCTTCAGCGAGATCCACAAACCGATGCCGGAGTGGGCCATTAGATTCACCTGCTGAGTGGCCCCGTGCTGCACCTCAAAGCTGCGCTGGATCTCGCCGTTCAGGGCGTTCATAACGTACACTCGGTTGCCGCACGAAGCGTAGATGCACATGTTGATCGGCAAAAGGCTGGGCACCACCAGATCGGTGTCACCGAGACGGATGGTCTGCGGGTCTCGCAACTGCCAAACGCCATCGTTTCCTCTGCGGAAAATCAGCACCGTTGCTCCCGACAGAGCCACATAGACCGCATCGAAGTGATAAAGGATTCGCTGAACTGCTCCCGGTACCGAATAGCTtcccagctgctcctcctgctcggGATTCCTTGCCGAGTAGATCAGAATCTTGCGGCTATCCGTGCCCAGCCAAACCAGGTCGCCCAGCAGACTGGCCGGCTCATCTCGCGACCTCAGCTGATCCAGTCCCTTGACGAACTCCAACGCAGAGACCTGTGTCTCAAAAAGGTCAAAGGCACCCGCCTCACGAAGATTGCCCGCCTGCTGAGGGTGTTGGGCCAAAACGGTGATGTGCGAGGAGGTGCCATCGCTGCTGCACATCCACAGATAATTGAGCTGCTTGTGCCGGCGTCGCGCGTTTCCGCTCTGTTTGGTGTCATTGGCGATGCTGTAGTAACATCCACAGCGCACCTGGAAGGTAAACAGATAGCATTGTAGTTATGAAATATAAAGGATTATGATAAGAAACTTACCTCGGTTTGATGCTGTGATTTGTAGACAGGCATCGCCTTGACAAAGAGCGGCATTTTGCGCGACTGCTTCTGCTGTACGGcctcctgcagctgcagttgctcctgcgTCTGGCGGGGATCGCCAGCTCCCGCGTGCGGATGCTGCAGCGGATGATGATGTGGGTGATGATGGGCGGGCTGAGGATGGGAGCCACCACGTTCCCAGGCTGGCGAATTGTTCGGATCAAGGGCCAGCTGAGCCAGACGCAACTCTGTGATCCACTCCTTCTTCACCGCAGGCGTCTGCGTCTGGAATGTGAAGGTTTCCTCCTTGCCGGACTTGTGTCGTCCAATGAGCTGCAGGCAGCAAGAGTCCACCCAAGCCATCTCCTCGTCCTTGCGCTGGATGGAGCCTTGGATGAGATTGAGCACGTTGCGCGTGGTATTCGCGTTTAGCTCCTTGTAGCTGCCCTTCAAGCTGGACACCAGATCCTGAATGCGAGAAATCACCTCGTAGTCATACATCAGCGTACTCATTTCGCTGCACAGATTGTCCGCCCCGTTGGTCAGCTGTGCGGCCGGCGAGCTGTGCGGATCTCCAAAACCGGAGAAGCCCGACGAGCCACCTCCATGTCCAGGAAGAGTGCTATTCGCATACGGGCTGCCGTTGGCGCCACTGCTGCCATTGGACTTCAAGCTGCCGCCGCGGTTGAGacctaaaaattaaaaatatatgggTATATTTAAGCTTCACAAATATGTTATATGAAAATCCTTACCCGCCGTGAGAATCCTGGAAAGCGTGGCCGACGTGCTGTTGTCCACAATCTCGACATCGTTGACTGGAAACATCCACTTGAAGGTGAGCTTCTCGGTGGCCCCGAAATCGTGAGACTGCTTGGGCGCCACCGACACGCAAATGACCTTATCGTtgagcaggagcagccggcGCTGCTTGCACTTGACAATGAACCCGGCCTGGTTGAACTCCATGTGGGTGACGTTGTCCTCGCGGAGTAAGTACCTCGGCCGATGGCCGCCGGCCGAGTCGCTGACACTGACGCTGCTCAAACTCAGGGATCGGGCATTGAAGGTCCCCGAGATGTGGCCAAGCATCTCCTTAAAGGCCTGGTACTGCTCCGCCTCCCGTTTGCTCTCGTTGAGGAGCTCCGCCAGGAGTTCCAGCTGCGACAGGGCCAACTGCAGCGACATCCTGTCGTGGTGGCCCTGTGGCGTGTATTTCAGCAGATCCTGCAGGAAGAGGATGAACTGGGGGAAACGCTGCACCGGCTTCACCATCAGTCCGAAAAACGACAGCCGATCGTGGGCACTGATCTGCTTGACCTTAAAGAAATCGGCCAGTGCCGACTTGCGCTTCTcttccattttggccagctccaTGGCCGCCGAGAAGTTGTTGATGAAACCGGAGTAAATCTCTAGTAGCTGCGGCTTTCCAAACGCGCTCACAAAGCAATCGCCAATCTTCTCATCGCGATCCCAGTTCCGGACGCACTCCGCCAACGAGATCCGGAACAACTTGTGCGAGTGCAGGATGTCCGGCAGGCAATGAAACAGTGTGGCTATCTTCACCGGATTCAGCACCGGCGGACTGCACTCCTCCAGCGGTTTCTTGTAATCCTGCGGGTTGAGAACAGCACACAGATgattagtttagttttatgacCTCACTTCACTGAGTTACACCAGCCTGTAGTAGGTTCctcaaaatgtaatttaatttttcttatctacatttttgttaatattaatttaccTTATTAGtagcttttaaatatttatgcagttTGTCAGGACTGGTGCAACAGtgttcatatttatttcattgattACCAAGCACTTTGCGCCGTTTTTTCTATCAGTTTCTCACAGTTAAAGCTTAGATTTTAATCTGGGTTTTGTATACGAGTATTacttgttttggtttttctaaTTTTGTAACTACTTGTGGGTGAAATGTGATTTTGGGTTCAAATTGGGTGTGTACATTGGTTGGTTAGTGGGCGAGTAGGTGAGTGTGATTTGTTAgttagttggttggttggttgttttTATGACGGTGAAATCGGCAGTTATGGCATATGGGAAGAGGATGGCATGTAAAGAGATCAAATGATTTGACATGAGATTAACATTAGTCGGTGGTTAATTAGGGTACTAAGGTTGTCTAACTAGGCATGCGGCActttatgaaaacaaaaaccaaattagTAGATCTACTTAACGATAAATTAAGGCTTGTATGCGGCTTTCTTAAGACGCCTGCATGTCTCTATTCATGTATATTCCTATTTAAATCACGATTAGCAAACAAAACACTTGCATCTATTGACCTTTATTTTTCAACTTCAGTCTTCAACAAGTCAAATGGTTATTCCCTTTTCGAATTCCTCCCATACCCATTATcgaaataaacatatttatactCATACAACTCCGGGCGAGCATAATGAACTTAAAGGATCTTAAGTGAACTAAGTAGCAGATCTGAAGATTCAGATAGATACTGGCAGAGGAGATAAAAGTCCAAACCCATCAGAGGCATTGGAGAATGTGCAGGCCTATGTGGAGGCCGGGAATTCGGCGGATTTTGAAATAGCCAATGAAATTGCTCGCTGGCAAACGGAGGTAATCGAGTTGGATTCGATTTGAGAAGAAAAGCTCgggcaatttggccaaattcaaATCAACGAGACTACTGGTAAATCGTAAATGTTAGTGCCCATCGATGTAAACATACTCCTCGACAAGGCCAAAGAAACTCCCGCTTCTAAGCGGATCACCGAGCATGATGCCAGCATGGAGGAGACGGGACCTGGAAAAGCCCTGTATCTGTACCACGAACTCTGCTGGAACTCTGAATCCGCATGCTCGCCAGGTTGAGCCGATACCGCTAGAGAACCAGGTGAACTGGGACTACCACATGTACATGCACGTATTCCATTCCAACTCCAATTTGGACCTCGCGGTCGGAAGGGGGATCGGGAAATCCAGATTCTGAATTGGAACAGGGCGTTAGGATGGTTGTCGAATTAATGAGCACTTTACGGATTTGGATAACTATTACTAACTATTACTAACTAACTGCCAATTCATAGTGCACCCCAATTTGGAAATGGTGTAAATCAAGAAAATTGTATGTAAACTTTCCTATTTGAACATTCTTTTACTACATTTCATAtaaaattttctaaaatttattaaatataaatataataactatTAAAAGTTAAGTCCCTTAAAATTCGACGATGAAATGGAAGCTACTGCAGgtaacaaatatatacaagcaataattaactaattttaaGTTACTCGAGATGCGGTGATCTGTATAATCCCATTTCAAAACCGATCGAATGATATTTATAGGACATTCCCACTCACATTGACTAGTCGCTGCAGGGTGGCCACATACGAGTTCTCACTGTGCACGATGGCTGCCACGATGTGGCGCctcttcagctgctgctgggacAGTCCTGCGGGGGCGGGCGGCAACATGGGTACAATCAGCCGGTTGTGGGCGGTTCGAGCGGTTCCATTGGCCCGACTGCCAGGCGTCATCATGAGGTCCACATCGAAGCGATTGGCGGTCGCCTCGTCGTCCTCCGACTGCAGTTATAGAATTATGTTATATTTTGCTCATTTAATATCCAAGATGACTCACCTCTGGCACTCCGGGCATCATTTTGCTGGCTCCCAAATTGGCCAATTTCTGTGGTGAAGCTGCGTCCAGCGCTACTCCCTGGGATCCTGCTCCCCCAGTGCCAGCTACCGCATTGGATCCGTTTTTCGGGGAATTTCCCGAGCCCGAATCGGGCGTATCGAAACTGGAGGCGGTCGAGTGGCGTCCATCGCGTCCTCCCACGTCGTACTGATGCGATGAGCCGCGCCTGATGGAGAACCAGCGGGACAGACGTCCTCCGGGCGATTCACCCGGTGTGGTGGCCTCCTCTCTCTGggaaccaccaccacctgctcctccacctccgccaCTCGATGGCATTGTGCAGGCACTGGCCCGTCGCATAATCATGTTGCTGGCGGCGTTGTTGCTATCAGTGGCTGATGATCCTGGGCCGGATGCGGAACCTGTTGCGCTTCCGGTGGCGGCCGTGCGCCATTTGTCAAACGACAAATGCTGCTTGGCCTTGTTGAAGGTGGAACGCAATTGCGAATTGCGTTGATTGCCGGCACTTAGCGAACTCACGCTGCTGCTGGTCTGCTCCTCCTCGGTGAGAACCTCCTCCTCGCCCAGATCCTCGTTCTTGTCCCGCTCGCGATCTCTGTCCCGCTCGAGATTCCTATCCCGTTCGCGACAGGGCGATTTGGTGTCCcgttcgctgctgctgccgcagctgctgctgctaccaACGCCGACACCAACGGCAGCCTGGCCACCGTTGGCGCTGAAGCTTCCGCCGGCAATTGTGGCTGCGGTGCAGCCCGCTGCTTCCCGCTGATCCCGCTGGTCACGCTGATCTCGCTCCCGCTGCTCGGCAATCCTCCGGCTAAACGCACTGTGCAATTGGGCGGTGGTGATGCTGGCACTGGACGGCGGTGATCCAATGAATGAGgtctgctgcagctgctgctgctggtgtcgCTGACTGAGGTGCgagtggtgctggtgctgatgcagatgctgctggtggtgcgagTGGTGCGCGTGGTGGTGATGGGGCTCGTCCAAGGTGTCCTCCCATGAGCCGGAGTTCAATTTGTGTTCATCTGGAAAGgggtaaatgaaataaaaattagtattagttattagttatagaataataattaaatcacataatatttaacattataGCTTTAGattatattttgatattacAACAAATTAACAAATCAATCCCATCTTCATTGAATGTTAACAAAGATTTCAATTCTTTCCTTTCATCTTCAATTTGCgttataaaaatcaaaacttcCATATATCAAGCACTTTAAAAAATGGATGACATTCAATATTCCGTTGTTCCCTGGCTGACGTCAGTACCCCAAAGCATTACCAATTATGTGGCGTTGGCCAAGTGAGTTAATTGCCAGCAATTGTGGGCCATATGCAGATGAAGTCGGCTAAAACAGCAGCACAAACAGGATTTGGCCATGGCCGTCATGTCTCCGTTCGCGATTACCGCCAACTTCTGTGGCGTGGGACTGGGATTGTGACTGAGTTTCGGGCGAGTGGATGGGGGGGCATCAAAGCCAGAAAGCCGCCAATTCTGGCCAAGACTCATTCTGGCAGAGTGTGGGTTACTTGCCAAGTGGCCATGGCCAGaaagccagcagcaactcccACACTGGGCCACGTACTCCGGGCACTCAGACTCGGCACAGACCCACACCGACCACTCTGCCAGAACCACCAGAACGGTATTAGAGAGACAACTGTCAGGCCCATGGaatgcactgagcgaaaaatgtGGGTGCTTTGTGAAATAAAAGGTTTAACGAGTAGTCATTACTCACATTCATTAAGCATGGCCACACTGCACTATTTATATGAAATCAGTGTGGCCAAATGTTAGAATTTTCATTGTGTAGTAGTTACCAAATGAAACCACATTTTTTCTAGCAGTGCAGCTAGAAGCCAAGCTCTAAACAAACATTAGGATagcgatttcgattccgattgaGATTCAGATGGAGAAACACAACCATGGCCGCAGAAACAAAACAGATTCGAGACAAACTCGATGTCATGTTCACGACCATTAATCATCCAGCGGACGACTGGCGTAGGAATGGGGATGTGGTGACAAGTCGGGTTCAGTTAGCTGTGATAATTGCAAATTCAGCTCAGTCCAGCGCGTTAGCTCCAACATCCCAGCCCATTACTCCCCCCTTTTAATCCCCATTTTCCAATGTGTGGAAAACGGAGAAGCCGaacgaaatataaaaaaaagggaaaagcaaattgtgtaaatattttgcgcAAAATGTGAAAACATCTTCAAAATTACATTATATATACGGCCCAAAAAGGGAGACAAATTTCGCTTTTACAAAATTGAGTTTGTGTAACTTTCGAGGAGGCAGGGGCGAAAACACGCTTTTCACATATTGAAAAGAGCAGTCAAAAACGGTGGgcgggggggcgtggcatggcaGCGTTTAAGTTGATtgttggcaaacatattttccttcgtttctgtgtgttttttttttgtattttgtcgtACACTTGGTTTAACATAATCCATAAGCACGCAAATGCGGCTGGCGTagagtttattaattaatcttAAATAACTTTGGAATCGGGGATGATGGGGCAGAAATGGGAAGTATGGATATTGAAATGCACAgggaaaaa
This Drosophila simulans strain w501 chromosome X, Prin_Dsim_3.1, whole genome shotgun sequence DNA region includes the following protein-coding sequences:
- the LOC6726285 gene encoding rho guanine nucleotide exchange factor 10 isoform X2, coding for MAFQLIKSALDGPPQQQQQLLRRHSNLGLPHQHAAGVVLLKYEHKLNSGSWEDTLDEPHHHHAHHSHHQQHLHQHQHHSHLSQRHQQQQLQQTSFIGSPPSSASITTAQLHSAFSRRIAEQRERDQRDQRDQREAAGCTAATIAGGSFSANGGQAAVGVGVGSSSSCGSSSERDTKSPCRERDRNLERDRDRERDKNEDLGEEEVLTEEEQTSSSVSSLSAGNQRNSQLRSTFNKAKQHLSFDKWRTAATGSATGSASGPGSSATDSNNAASNMIMRRASACTMPSSGGGGGAGGGGSQREEATTPGESPGGRLSRWFSIRRGSSHQYDVGGRDGRHSTASSFDTPDSGSGNSPKNGSNAVAGTGGAGSQGVALDAASPQKLANLGASKMMPGVPESEDDEATANRFDVDLMMTPGSRANGTARTAHNRLIVPMLPPAPAGLSQQQLKRRHIVAAIVHSENSYVATLQRLVNDYKKPLEECSPPVLNPVKIATLFHCLPDILHSHKLFRISLAECVRNWDRDEKIGDCFVSAFGKPQLLEIYSGFINNFSAAMELAKMEEKRKSALADFFKVKQISAHDRLSFFGLMVKPVQRFPQFILFLQDLLKYTPQGHHDRMSLQLALSQLELLAELLNESKREAEQYQAFKEMLGHISGTFNARSLSLSSVSVSDSAGGHRPRYLLREDNVTHMEFNQAGFIVKCKQRRLLLLNDKVICVSVAPKQSHDFGATEKLTFKWMFPVNDVEIVDNSTSATLSRILTAGLNRGGSLKSNGSSGANGSPYANSTLPGHGGGSSGFSGFGDPHSSPAAQLTNGADNLCSEMSTLMYDYEVISRIQDLVSSLKGSYKELNANTTRNVLNLIQGSIQRKDEEMAWVDSCCLQLIGRHKSGKEETFTFQTQTPAVKKEWITELRLAQLALDPNNSPAWERGGSHPQPAHHHPHHHPLQHPHAGAGDPRQTQEQLQLQEAVQQKQSRKMPLFVKAMPVYKSQHQTEVRCGCYYSIANDTKQSGNARRRHKQLNYLWMCSSDGTSSHITVLAQHPQQAGNLREAGAFDLFETQVSALEFVKGLDQLRSRDEPASLLGDLVWLGTDSRKILIYSARNPEQEEQLGSYSVPGAVQRILYHFDAVYVALSGATVLIFRRGNDGVWQLRDPQTIRLGDTDLVVPSLLPINMCIYASCGNRVYVMNALNGEIQRSFEVQHGATQQVNLMAHSGIGLWISLKNSTMLCLYHTETFKHLQDINIASSVLRHDGKKEQPLNNSSVYVTALMACKGLLWVGTNVGIAVTIPLPRLEGVPIISGGINMSCHAHFGPITFLLPLIPKVYPAYKPPTVGAAPLVPSMGDDLQLPAIDADPKIQELDDGAVVLRRDLAKEEMSASNPGADSTASSPRSSKLDKQNSLDQSFTAKIRASLANSPAFHRKRFRDDPNRMSKTLPRGLGAAAAGSGAGGASAAGSGTASGNTSQHGEHGICDVYGLYGKLIFVKEDYDAEEGNQGNLMDMMYEGMRRSDPELAAIPGKVCTLDRRLRMKASRPRSLDLSNWSVDSKSSSLYTSSGSEESMGIRHFGGRSVSRNSSSASHKTSGTGSDLGNISENGLMTTADIHHHQQQQQQLNSSGKPEEMSRLGAGNSALDKPAAAVATLKRKQKQNSKQQQQQNADGPRTVITLMGGRGYWRQMWYNGAGGSPSHKNSSSGGGGGSGSGFSGQTMQSGNPSCSPLTANSNDAHIVVWEKKL
- the LOC6726285 gene encoding uncharacterized protein LOC6726285 isoform X1, translating into MESLGLGSRRNNGSNSTAAPTTGQGGVVGGGGVAGKVLVHTKLKQQQQQQHSNQNYYTQQQTQLQRLKQQQQKLQQQQQQQQQQLEAVHGGVAKQCLQFPPPPDYPPPTSGGGSPVNTPGRRQQLPRYPDPDPDAIEICNESATLETSPYHLKQLAARHSKTLGRNLGHQQHHHHTVHLHHDYSYAYYEPGAAMRHSNVPGAVSSGGGGGGGGAGGVSSVVDTTSSSSPTAEPPPNSIRALLSKGKKNKQLVSPATLQSYQTRYHKLTTKSGMGQSENFYEEINAAALQTSSGHHLRSTVGSHSAGSLNQTLVEEELRRVQNRHHKILGELNLSVEAMLMPESPPKSIDQQPQGAGSGGSGGAEATPPQPSVSVTAASGQPPTILARLTSASADNICDSGGEAGKRTKAAPGCPGGGVEQLLTSTCGDLDSGFSGSSGASYIGSLRLSKTQHIKCARQTPTVGTQSCRSFQRAATVYDEAGMTGGGGQSGSSFLTRASCGRRILSCARIRAAEDPGPNHRIAGGNGIQTVQTTATESKARSFWSRKGWRKLPGFSTSTSSINDTGLSDEHKLNSGSWEDTLDEPHHHHAHHSHHQQHLHQHQHHSHLSQRHQQQQLQQTSFIGSPPSSASITTAQLHSAFSRRIAEQRERDQRDQRDQREAAGCTAATIAGGSFSANGGQAAVGVGVGSSSSCGSSSERDTKSPCRERDRNLERDRDRERDKNEDLGEEEVLTEEEQTSSSVSSLSAGNQRNSQLRSTFNKAKQHLSFDKWRTAATGSATGSASGPGSSATDSNNAASNMIMRRASACTMPSSGGGGGAGGGGSQREEATTPGESPGGRLSRWFSIRRGSSHQYDVGGRDGRHSTASSFDTPDSGSGNSPKNGSNAVAGTGGAGSQGVALDAASPQKLANLGASKMMPGVPESEDDEATANRFDVDLMMTPGSRANGTARTAHNRLIVPMLPPAPAGLSQQQLKRRHIVAAIVHSENSYVATLQRLVNDYKKPLEECSPPVLNPVKIATLFHCLPDILHSHKLFRISLAECVRNWDRDEKIGDCFVSAFGKPQLLEIYSGFINNFSAAMELAKMEEKRKSALADFFKVKQISAHDRLSFFGLMVKPVQRFPQFILFLQDLLKYTPQGHHDRMSLQLALSQLELLAELLNESKREAEQYQAFKEMLGHISGTFNARSLSLSSVSVSDSAGGHRPRYLLREDNVTHMEFNQAGFIVKCKQRRLLLLNDKVICVSVAPKQSHDFGATEKLTFKWMFPVNDVEIVDNSTSATLSRILTAGLNRGGSLKSNGSSGANGSPYANSTLPGHGGGSSGFSGFGDPHSSPAAQLTNGADNLCSEMSTLMYDYEVISRIQDLVSSLKGSYKELNANTTRNVLNLIQGSIQRKDEEMAWVDSCCLQLIGRHKSGKEETFTFQTQTPAVKKEWITELRLAQLALDPNNSPAWERGGSHPQPAHHHPHHHPLQHPHAGAGDPRQTQEQLQLQEAVQQKQSRKMPLFVKAMPVYKSQHQTEVRCGCYYSIANDTKQSGNARRRHKQLNYLWMCSSDGTSSHITVLAQHPQQAGNLREAGAFDLFETQVSALEFVKGLDQLRSRDEPASLLGDLVWLGTDSRKILIYSARNPEQEEQLGSYSVPGAVQRILYHFDAVYVALSGATVLIFRRGNDGVWQLRDPQTIRLGDTDLVVPSLLPINMCIYASCGNRVYVMNALNGEIQRSFEVQHGATQQVNLMAHSGIGLWISLKNSTMLCLYHTETFKHLQDINIASSVLRHDGKKEQPLNNSSVYVTALMACKGLLWVGTNVGIAVTIPLPRLEGVPIISGGINMSCHAHFGPITFLLPLIPKVYPAYKPPTVGAAPLVPSMGDDLQLPAIDADPKIQELDDGAVVLRRDLAKEEMSASNPGADSTASSPRSSKLDKQNSLDQSFTAKIRASLANSPAFHRKRFRDDPNRMSKTLPRGLGAAAAGSGAGGASAAGSGTASGNTSQHGEHGICDVYGLYGKLIFVKEDYDAEEGNQGNLMDMMYEGMRRSDPELAAIPGKVCTLDRRLRMKASRPRSLDLSNWSVDSKSSSLYTSSGSEESMGIRHFGGRSVSRNSSSASHKTSGTGSDLGNISENGLMTTADIHHHQQQQQQLNSSGKPEEMSRLGAGNSALDKPAAAVATLKRKQKQNSKQQQQQNADGPRTVITLMGGRGYWRQMWYNGAGGSPSHKNSSSGGGGGSGSGFSGQTMQSGNPSCSPLTANSNDAHIVVWEKKL